From the Roseibium sp. HPY-6 genome, one window contains:
- a CDS encoding sulfatase-like hydrolase/transferase: MSKRPNFLFIITDQHRADHLGCYGNTRVRTPAIDSLAARGCRWEKFYVANPICMPNRASIMTGRMCSVHGARHNGIPLSRDHTTFVELLRDAGYHTALIGKSHLQSFSGLPAANKFVPEDGKHVPSTHLRDAFKNNRHGPEYELELTPQWETPIAERLKGDFYGFQHVEIAADHADQASGDYLLWARSQRQDFDSLVGPENALPCNRIKAPQAWRTAVPEELYSTSWIGSRCEDWLSQQAGREEPFFLQMSFPDPHHPFTPPGKYWDLYDPGEMDLPASFGQGSLPPIKAMRAAMENGSDPRNSQNPFVVTEDEARAIIALTFGMITMIDDTIARVLASLQSLGLADNTVVVFTSDHGDYMGDHGLMLKLLLHYQSIIRVPFIWCDPAHQVAHAVNRDLASSIDIPASILARAGVQSFNGMQGRDLFSTKPPQAVIVEEDSQRTMTGFDRPQRVRTLVTDRFRMSLREGETWNELYDLHDDPHELDNRFEDPAFAPIRHDLTETMLRRMIELQDRAPLPAFRA, from the coding sequence ATGTCCAAGCGTCCCAACTTTCTGTTTATCATCACGGACCAGCACCGTGCCGATCATCTCGGGTGCTACGGCAACACCCGGGTCAGAACGCCGGCGATTGACAGCCTCGCGGCGAGGGGATGCCGCTGGGAGAAGTTCTACGTCGCTAATCCGATCTGCATGCCCAATCGGGCCTCGATAATGACCGGGCGGATGTGTTCGGTCCACGGTGCGCGCCATAACGGTATTCCCCTTTCCAGGGATCACACCACCTTTGTCGAGCTGCTGCGCGATGCGGGCTATCACACGGCGCTGATCGGCAAATCACATCTTCAAAGCTTCAGCGGCCTGCCGGCCGCCAACAAGTTTGTTCCGGAAGACGGCAAACACGTACCGTCAACACATCTGCGGGACGCCTTCAAAAACAACCGCCATGGCCCGGAATACGAACTGGAACTGACACCGCAGTGGGAGACACCCATCGCCGAACGTCTGAAAGGTGACTTTTACGGGTTCCAGCACGTTGAAATTGCCGCCGATCACGCGGACCAGGCATCGGGCGATTATCTCTTATGGGCGCGAAGCCAGAGGCAGGATTTTGACAGTCTCGTCGGTCCGGAAAACGCGCTGCCCTGCAACCGGATCAAGGCCCCCCAGGCCTGGCGCACCGCGGTTCCAGAAGAGCTTTATTCGACCAGCTGGATCGGCTCGCGGTGTGAAGACTGGCTGAGCCAGCAGGCCGGCAGGGAAGAGCCGTTTTTCCTTCAGATGTCCTTCCCCGATCCGCACCATCCGTTCACGCCGCCGGGCAAGTACTGGGATCTTTATGACCCAGGCGAGATGGATCTCCCGGCCTCCTTCGGACAGGGGAGCCTGCCACCCATCAAGGCAATGCGTGCGGCCATGGAAAATGGCAGCGACCCTCGAAACTCGCAAAATCCGTTTGTCGTCACTGAGGACGAGGCCCGGGCCATTATCGCTTTGACATTCGGCATGATCACGATGATCGACGATACGATCGCAAGGGTTCTTGCAAGCCTCCAGTCGCTCGGGCTCGCTGACAATACAGTGGTGGTTTTCACCTCCGATCATGGCGACTACATGGGCGATCACGGGCTCATGCTGAAGCTTCTGCTGCACTACCAGAGCATCATTCGTGTGCCGTTCATATGGTGTGATCCGGCACATCAAGTGGCGCATGCCGTAAACCGGGACCTTGCGTCTTCAATCGATATTCCCGCGTCCATCCTCGCGCGCGCCGGCGTTCAGTCCTTCAACGGCATGCAGGGGCGGGATCTCTTTTCGACAAAACCGCCGCAAGCCGTCATCGTCGAGGAAGACAGCCAGCGAACGATGACCGGATTCGACCGGCCACAGCGCGTGCGCACGCTTGTCACGGATCGCTTCAGGATGTCCTTGAGAGAGGGTGAGACGTGGAATGAGCTCTACGACCTGCATGATGATCCGCATGAACTGGACAACCGGTTTGAGGACCCGGCCTTTGCCCCGATACGGCATGATCTGACGGAAACGATGCTGCGCCGTATGATCGAACTTCAGGACCGGGCACCGCTTCCGGCATTTCGGGCATAG